The region TCCTCGACCTTGATGTCGGTCTCCTTCTGCAGCCGCCGCAGGATCAGCTTCTGCAGCCTGGCCCGCTGCTTCTCGTGCACGAGGTGCGACGAGGGCTCGTCGGTGATCGTGTCGGTGATGATCGCGCGGGCGACGGCCTCCTGCGGGAGCGTGCCGTAGCCGGTCGGCGGGGTCCCCGCCTCCTTCTCGCCGGACGCCTTCATCGCGGCCTTGACGGCCTCGGCGAGGTAGCCCTCCTTGAGGACCAGCGCGGCGTCGAGCTTGGCGAACTTGCCACCCGACAGGTTGATCAGGAAGTCCTTGGGCATGATGTACACCTCGCCCGCGACCCTGGGCTTGGGCACGACCGGCTTGGGGGCCAGGACGAACTTGTAGACGCCGCCGGCGACGAGCAGCAGCACGGGGATCAGGATCTTGATGTTCTTCATGGGGACGAGCTCGGGGCGAAGTTCGGCTTGATGGACGGGATCTTGGAAGACGAGGTGTCGGACGTCGCCGAGCTGGAGCTGGCGTTGGCGGCCGTCACCGAGGTGATGCGGGGCACGAGGATCTCGACGCGCCGGTTCAGCGAGCGTCCGCTGTCGGTCGCGTTGGACGCGATCGGGGCGTACTCGCCGCGACCGGCGGCGGTCATCCTCACCGGCGAGATGCCGTCGTGCGTGAAGGTGCGGAAGATCGACTCGGCGCGCGCCGAGGACAGCGACAGGTTGTCCTCGAACTGGCCGGAGTGGATCGGCTGGTCGTCGGTGTTGCCCGACACGATCAGCTGGTGGCTCTGCGCCGTGGTGTGGAGCAGGTCGGCCACGTCCTTGAGCAGCGGCAGCGACTGGGGCGTCGGCGTCGCCGACCCGGACGAGAACAGCAGCTTGTCGGTCAGCAGGCGGATCAGCAGGCCCTGGTCGGTGACCGAGACCTTGACCTTGCCGCTGATGCCCCTGGCCGCGGCGACGTGGTCGAGCCTCTGCTTGAGCTGCTTGAAGGCCTGCTCCTCGGCGTTGCCCGCCGCCTTGGCGGCGGCCGCGGCCGTGGCGGCCTTGTTCTTGGCCACCGCCTGGTCCTTGGGCGAGCCGACGTAGGGCTGCAGGCTCGACTCCTTCGGGGACTGCGAAGGCGTCTTGATGTTCTCGACGCCGCCGCCCTCCTTGATCGACTGGCCGCCCGGCAGGATCTTGCCCGAGAAGGCGTCCTGCAGCGAGTGCTGGAGCGACTCCAGCTTGGACTTGTTGACCGAGGAGATCGAGAACAGCACCATGAAGAGCGCGACGAGCAGCGTCATCAGGTCGGCGTACGTCACCAGCCAGCGCTCGTCGGGATGCTCCCCGTGGTCGCCGCCACGTTTGCCCCTCTTGCCGTGCCCGCTCATAGACCGAGCCCTTACGCCGCCTGCGCCGCGCCGCCGTCGACGGCCCTGAGGTCGGCCTTGGCGTCGCCGCCCTCGACCGCGTCGCGCTCGGCGGGGGAGAGGTAGCTGAGCAGCTTCTGCTGCACCATGCGCGGGTTGTCGCCCGCCTGGATGGCCAGGATGCCCTCGAGCACCAGCGTGCGCTCGTCGACCTCCTTCTGGCTCATCATCTGCAGCGAGTAGCAGACCGGCAGGTAGACGACGTTCGCCGAGCCGACGCCGTACAGCGTCGCGATGAACGCGCCGGAGATCGCCGGCCCGAGGGTCTCGGGTGCGCTCAGGTTGGAGAGCACGTGCACGAGCGAGACGACGGTGCCGAGCACGCCGATCGTCGGCGCGATGCCGCCGGCCTTCTCGAAGACCGAGAAGCCCAGCTTGTGGCGCGCGGCCATCGCGTCGATGTCGGCGTCGAGGATCTCGCGCAGGAGGTCCGGATCGGTGCCGTCCACGATGAGCCCCATGCCCTTGCGCATGAACGGCTCGTCGATGGCCTCGATCTCCTCCTCCAGCGCGAGCAGGCCGTCCTTGCGGGCCCGCTCGGCGAAGCCCACAAGCGTCTTGACGCGTTCGCCCAGATCGGGCTGCTCGCCAAGGATGGCCTTCATGTACAACTTGGGGATCGCCATGAACCGCTTCATGCCGACGCCGCCGAAGACCGCGCCCGCCGTGCCGCCGAGCACCAGGATCAACGCATTGGGGTTGATGAGCGCCGGGGGAGCGACGCCCTCCAAGATCCCCGCGATGATGATGCAGCCGGCGGCGAGTCCAATTCCGATAGCGGTAGCGGCCTTCATGATCTCCCCTTTGGTCGGCCGCTAATGCGTGTGCTGAAGCGCGATGTTGGCGCTGGGACTAGCCCAGGGCCTTCTCGATCGCGGACAGGACGCGCTCGGCCTGGAAGGGCTTCACGACGAAGTCCTTCGCGCCCAACTTGATCGACTCCAGGACCTTGGACTCCTGGCCCAGGGCCGAGCACATGACGACCTTCGCGCCGGGGTCGACGGCGATGATCTCCTTCAGGGCGGCCAGGCCGTCCTTCTCCGGCATGGTGATGTCCAGCGTCATGACGTCGGGGCGCAGCTCCTGGAACCGCGCCACCGCCTCGGCGCCGTTGGCGGCTTCGCCAACGATCTCGTGGCCGCCGCCGCTCAGGGCGTCGGTGACCATCTTCCGCATGAACGCGGCGTCATCAACGACGAGCACGCGAGCCATCAGACTGCAACCTCCGTGGGGGTGATTTCAGGGGTAGGTGGTGAAGAGTTGGAAACGCCGAGGATCGACTCGACGCGGACGGCGAGCCCGCCGTCCTCGGTGACCATCAGCCGGCCGGTCGCGAAGCGCATGCCGTCGGCGTAGAGGTCGATCGGGGCCTCGACCTCGCGGTCGAGCTCGACGACCGCGCCGGCGGGCAACGCCACGATCCGGCCCGAGGGCATCCTCGTGCGCCCGAGCTCGGCCCAGACGCGGACGGCGATGTCCCGCAGGGCGTCGCCGAGCGGCGCGTCGTCGTGGCTCTCGGTCATCTCGTCCAGCGCGCGCGTCATGCGCACGATGAACGCGTTGGGCACCAGCTGCACGAGCAGGCACGGTGCGCCGCAGAACGTGAACGTCACCGCGGTGGCGTGGCCAGGATGCTCCCAGCCCTCGCCGCCCGAGTCGGACGAGTCGAGCTGGCGGACGTCCGGCGGGGCGATCTCGACCTCTTCGTCGAGGACCTTCGACGTGGCCATGGCAGCGGCCGACATCATCTGGTTCATCGCCTCGCCGACCGCGCTGAACTCCAGCTCGGACAGCTCGCCGCCGGCCTCGACCTCGTTGGGGTCCATCCCCATCATGGCCGCGGCCAGCCGGCGCGCGCCCTCGATGCCGATGACCATCACGTTGCCGCCGGTCACGCCGTCGACGTAGGACACGTCGGCGGCGATCGCCGGGAACATCGCGTCGGCGAACGGGTTCTCCTCCGGCGGGACGACCCGCACGGTGCCCGGCGCGACGCCGGTCGGGGAGAACATCTGCAGGACGCCCTGGACCGCCTCCGAGGTGGAGGCGCCCAGGCGCAGAAGGGCTTGCTCGGCGTTCACGGCTCGATCTCCACGGGTCCGGTGATCTGCACGGCGCGGTGCTTGCCGCTGCGACCGCCACGCGCGTGGTGCACGGGCGTGCGGTCGGCGAAGAGGGTGATGTCGGTGTCCGCGTTGGCGTCGAGGCGGATGACGTCGCCGGGCTGCAGGCGCAGGATCTCGTCGAGCGTCAGGTGCGTGTCGGCGACCTCGGCGCGCATCGAGACCTCGACGCGCGACAGGCCCTCGTTGACGGCTGCGGCGGTGGCCTCGTCCCTGACCTTGACCTCCTCGTCGCGGCGCGAGAACGCACCGGCGACGGGGGCGATCGCGGCGTAGGGGATCAGCAGCGTCATCGTCGAGGACAGGCCGTCCAGGCGCGCCTCGAGCGTCAGCGCGAGCGTCGGCTCCGAGCCGGCGGCGACCTGCACGGTCTCCGTCTGCGTGTCGACCATCGCGATGTTCAGCGTCATCTCGGAGACGTCGAACCAGACCGACGACAGCGCGTCGACGACGGTCGCGAACATCCGCTGCACGACCATCAGGTCGATGTCGGTCAGATCGCGGTCCTTGGACGCGGTCTCCGCCCGCCCGCCGAGCATGCGCTCCAGGGCGATCAGGACGACCGGCAGCTCCGCCGACAGCAGCATGCGGCCGTCGTGCGGGGCGGTGTCGATCTGGATGTGGACGGAGTGGTCCGGGACCTGCGCGAACGCGTTGGCCCAGGTGAACTGCCCGACGTCGATGACCTCCATCTCGATCGCCGTGCGGTGCTCGGCGACGAGGCGGGTGCTGGCACGCTCGGTGAACGTGTCCATGGCGCGGCGGATCCGCCGCTCCTGGTCGGTCGTGAACTTCGTCGGGCGGGTGAAGTCGACGGTGCGCAGCCAGCGGGCACGGCGGCCCTGGCGCTCCTCCGACTCCATCGGCATGTTGCCCTCGCTCGCCCGAGCGAAGAGCTTCTCGATCTCGTTGGCGTCGAGGAAGCCGCTCATGCGATCAGGGCTGCCTTGCGGTTGGCCACGGTGCCGCCGCCGAGCAGCTGCGTCTCGGTGCCGCCGGCCTCGCGGACGGTGATGGTGATCTCGGAGCCCAGGCTGACGCGCACCGTGCGGCCCTTGGAGCCGCCGGTCTCGGAGGCGCGCACCGGGATGCGCTCCTTCTCGAGCAGGCGCGTGACCGCGGCCGCGTTGCGCTGGCCGATGTCCTGGCCGCTGCCCCCGAACGAGAACATCGCGGCGCCGCCGACGAGGCAGGCCTCGAGGCGGGTGCGCGACGCGCCGTGGGCGAGCGCGAGGTCGATCAGCGCCGGGACCGCGAGGTCGGCGAACTTGTGGGGTTGCGGCGGGTCCGACTGCGTGGACTCGGGCAGCATGACGTGCGCCAGCGCGGCCACGCCCTTGCTGCGGTCGACGAGCGTGAGCCCGATGCACGAGCCCAGGCCGATGCACGCCAGCACGTCTCCGGTGGCATTCGAGGCTGACGCCTCGCCCATGCGGACGACGGTCTCCATGGCTAGAGGCCGAGCCGCCCCAGCAGCTCCTTGATCCCGCCGTGGTTGGGCAGGAGCAGGAAGGACAGGGTGCACTCCTCTTCCTCGACGAGGAGGTTGGAGTCGAGGATCAGCGCCTCGTCGACGTCGTCGCCGCGGCCGATCAGGACCGTCGACAGGATCGAGGCGAGCATGTCCTCGACGACCTGCGGCGGCTGGGGCTCCATCTCCATGCCGACCATCTGGGCGAGCGCGTTGATGTAGTTGGTGCCGAGGATGTTGCCGACCTCGCCGAGCATCGAGTAGCCGTCGGGCGTCGAGGGCTCGATGCCGTAGATGCCGGTCAGCTTCTTGGCGTCCTCCTCGGGGAAGAGGAGGACGACGATCGCGTCGAAGTCGCCGACCATCGGCACGACCACGCCGTAGCGGAGCTCGTCGGGGGCGCCGGCGATCGCGACCGCCTCGTCGAGCGGCAGGGCGGCGGCGGTGGGGACGTTGATGTCCACCGACTTGCCCAGCATCGCGCCGAGCGCGGTACCGGCGTTGCCGGATCCGATGTTGGCCAGCTCGCGCAGGGCGTCGAGCTGCATCTCAGAGAACGTGGTCATGGCTTCCTGGGTGATCGTCAGACGGCGGCGGGGACCGGAGCGGTGCGCTCGGCCGCGGACAACGCCGGGTGGGTGTTCAGGGTCAGTGCGTCGCAGTCCGCCAGCAGCACGATGTCGCCGTTGGACAAGACCGCCGCACCCGAGACCGCCGCTTCCTGGGCGACGTTCGGCGGGAGCGGGCGGGTGACCAGCTCACGCTGGCCGATCAGCTTGGAGACCGAGAGGGCGATCGAGCCCTCCTGGCCCCGCACGATCACCACATGCGAGTCCGGGGTGTCGTCGCCACCGTTGCCGGCGGCGCCACCGAACACGTCGACCGCGCGCCGCAGGGGCAAGGCCTCGTCCTTGAGGACGAGCATCTTGCGCCCGGCGACCGAGCGGACGGGGTTGTCGTCGAGGCGCATGGTGCGCTCGACACGCTGCAGCGGGATGCCGAACGGCTTCTCGCCGGCCTCCACCAACAGCGCGGACATGATCGCGAGCGTCAACGGCAGGCGGATCTCGTTGACGGTGCCCTCGCCCTGAACCGAGGTGACCGTCACCTCCCCGCCCAGCTCGCGGATCTTCTCTCGCACCGCGTCCATCCCGACGCCGCGGCCCGACAGGGCCCCGACCTCGGCTGCGGTGCTGAAGCCGGGTGCGAACAGCAGCTCGATGGCCGCCCGCATGTCGATCAGCTGGGC is a window of Conexibacter woesei Iso977N DNA encoding:
- a CDS encoding flagellar motor switch protein FliM encodes the protein MSGFLDANEIEKLFARASEGNMPMESEERQGRRARWLRTVDFTRPTKFTTDQERRIRRAMDTFTERASTRLVAEHRTAIEMEVIDVGQFTWANAFAQVPDHSVHIQIDTAPHDGRMLLSAELPVVLIALERMLGGRAETASKDRDLTDIDLMVVQRMFATVVDALSSVWFDVSEMTLNIAMVDTQTETVQVAAGSEPTLALTLEARLDGLSSTMTLLIPYAAIAPVAGAFSRRDEEVKVRDEATAAAVNEGLSRVEVSMRAEVADTHLTLDEILRLQPGDVIRLDANADTDITLFADRTPVHHARGGRSGKHRAVQITGPVEIEP
- a CDS encoding response regulator, yielding MARVLVVDDAAFMRKMVTDALSGGGHEIVGEAANGAEAVARFQELRPDVMTLDITMPEKDGLAALKEIIAVDPGAKVVMCSALGQESKVLESIKLGAKDFVVKPFQAERVLSAIEKALG
- a CDS encoding chemotaxis protein CheD, with the protein product METVVRMGEASASNATGDVLACIGLGSCIGLTLVDRSKGVAALAHVMLPESTQSDPPQPHKFADLAVPALIDLALAHGASRTRLEACLVGGAAMFSFGGSGQDIGQRNAAAVTRLLEKERIPVRASETGGSKGRTVRVSLGSEITITVREAGGTETQLLGGGTVANRKAALIA
- a CDS encoding chemotaxis protein CheC, coding for MTTFSEMQLDALRELANIGSGNAGTALGAMLGKSVDINVPTAAALPLDEAVAIAGAPDELRYGVVVPMVGDFDAIVVLLFPEEDAKKLTGIYGIEPSTPDGYSMLGEVGNILGTNYINALAQMVGMEMEPQPPQVVEDMLASILSTVLIGRGDDVDEALILDSNLLVEEEECTLSFLLLPNHGGIKELLGRLGL
- a CDS encoding flagellar motor protein MotB, encoding MSGHGKRGKRGGDHGEHPDERWLVTYADLMTLLVALFMVLFSISSVNKSKLESLQHSLQDAFSGKILPGGQSIKEGGGVENIKTPSQSPKESSLQPYVGSPKDQAVAKNKAATAAAAAKAAGNAEEQAFKQLKQRLDHVAAARGISGKVKVSVTDQGLLIRLLTDKLLFSSGSATPTPQSLPLLKDVADLLHTTAQSHQLIVSGNTDDQPIHSGQFEDNLSLSSARAESIFRTFTHDGISPVRMTAAGRGEYAPIASNATDSGRSLNRRVEILVPRITSVTAANASSSSATSDTSSSKIPSIKPNFAPSSSP
- a CDS encoding motility protein A, giving the protein MKAATAIGIGLAAGCIIIAGILEGVAPPALINPNALILVLGGTAGAVFGGVGMKRFMAIPKLYMKAILGEQPDLGERVKTLVGFAERARKDGLLALEEEIEAIDEPFMRKGMGLIVDGTDPDLLREILDADIDAMAARHKLGFSVFEKAGGIAPTIGVLGTVVSLVHVLSNLSAPETLGPAISGAFIATLYGVGSANVVYLPVCYSLQMMSQKEVDERTLVLEGILAIQAGDNPRMVQQKLLSYLSPAERDAVEGGDAKADLRAVDGGAAQAA
- a CDS encoding flagellar basal body-associated FliL family protein, with the protein product MKNIKILIPVLLLVAGGVYKFVLAPKPVVPKPRVAGEVYIMPKDFLINLSGGKFAKLDAALVLKEGYLAEAVKAAMKASGEKEAGTPPTGYGTLPQEAVARAIITDTITDEPSSHLVHEKQRARLQKLILRRLQKETDIKVEDVMLTDLAVQ
- a CDS encoding FliM/FliN family flagellar motor switch protein, whose amino-acid sequence is MNAEQALLRLGASTSEAVQGVLQMFSPTGVAPGTVRVVPPEENPFADAMFPAIAADVSYVDGVTGGNVMVIGIEGARRLAAAMMGMDPNEVEAGGELSELEFSAVGEAMNQMMSAAAMATSKVLDEEVEIAPPDVRQLDSSDSGGEGWEHPGHATAVTFTFCGAPCLLVQLVPNAFIVRMTRALDEMTESHDDAPLGDALRDIAVRVWAELGRTRMPSGRIVALPAGAVVELDREVEAPIDLYADGMRFATGRLMVTEDGGLAVRVESILGVSNSSPPTPEITPTEVAV